DNA sequence from the Oncorhynchus keta strain PuntledgeMale-10-30-2019 chromosome 1, Oket_V2, whole genome shotgun sequence genome:
TATGTTGCTCTGCCGTAGCCGACCATCGGAGCTCGTGACTTCacgctccagaccggacactgggggccGAGTCAGACATCTTGATTCTATGTTTAGCGGAGATCTTCTGTGACTAAAGTGACTCggaatgggtaaaaaaaaaaactttggctGCTGTACGTGTGGTCTGGATCACTCGTAGATGTTTTTATGTGTGTAAGTCTGAGAAACATCTTGGCTACTAAAGACAGAACCTTCTTACGATCTAACAATGATCTCAACGCTACTAAAGGCTTTGGGAAACAAGACCCTGATCTAGAGATTGAGTTTGTGGCTCAGTTTGTGTTCTCTCATTTACCTTGTTGACGTCGACTGTGGAGTAATAAGCTCCCACACTGCATGTCTCCTGTTTGTCTGTAGGCCCAGCTGTCTTGGGGACATACCATGTGTATGTCTGGGTCTCACCTGTATGGGACAACTCTTCTTTAGGAAACTAACTCTCACTCACTACAAAGTTGTTATTATGTAGAGCAGGGTCATGAAATATATATGAGTAACCATAGTAATAAAAGATCAATGACACATAGGTTTTTGTTGCGATCAAAAGTACTTTCTGCTATTGAAACGACTACATATCACTCACAAATCCAATCTCAATCAAACTAGCTGGTCAAATCCAATGTCTAAAACACTAGCTGGTCAAATCCAATGTGTATATCACTAGCTGGTCAAATccaatgtctatatcaccagctgGTCAAATCCCATGTCTATAAAAACTAGCTGGTCAAATCAATGTCTATAAAAACAAGCTGGTCAAATCCAATGTCTATAAAAACTAGCTGGTCAAATCCAATGTCTATAAAAACTAGCTGGTCAAATCCAATGTCTATAAAAACTAGCTGGTCAAATCCAatgtctacatcactagctggtCAAATCCAatgtctacatcactagctggtCAAATCCAatgtctacatcactagctggtCAAATCCAatgtctacatcactagctggtCAAATCCAatgtctacatcactagctggtCAAATCCAatgtctacatcactagctggtCAAATCCAatgtctacatcactagctggtCAAATCCAatgtctacatcactagctggtCAAATCCAatgtctacatcactagctggtCAAATCCAATGTCTACATCACTAACTGGTCAAATCCAATGTATAAATCACCAGCTGGTCAAATGCAATGGATTATGGGTGCTGTTTATTTTACCTGGCTTAGTTTCTTTGACTTGTGGAACGTCTGTCTTCACCCCGTGTGCGTGAATAGAGTAAGTTCTTGTGGCCATGTTCTTGAAGACTATATTGACTTTGTCACCAATGTCTGCGTGGATCATAGGGCCTGGGGAACGAAACGAGAGGCGTCATCAATCAGGATTCATAACAGGTCAGTTTAATAATGAAAATAATGTCAAGTCATCGTTTGGTCCCTGGGAAGTAAAGTATGGCAATTAAATTCCATATGTTATGTACATATAAGCCTACTGTACCGCCAAACCCTTTATTCTACAACTTACCCAGACCCAAACCCTTTATACTACAACTTACCCAGAACCAAACCCTTTATTCTACAACTTACCCAGAACCAAACCCTTTATTCTACAACTTACCCAGAACCAAACCCTTTATTCTACAACTTACCCAGAACCAAACCCTTTATTCTACAACTTACCCAGAACCAAACCCTTTATTCTACAACTTACCCAGAACCAAACCCTTTATTCTACAACTTACCCAGAACCAAACCCTTTATTCTACAACTTACCCAGAACCAAACCCTTTATTCTACAACTTACCCAGAACCAAACCCTTTATTCTACAACTTACCCAGAACCAAACCCTTTATTCTACAACTTACCCAGAACCAAACCCTTTATTCTACAACTTACCCAGAACCAAACCCTTTATTCTACAACTTACCCAGAACCAAACCCTTTATTCTACAACTTACCCTTTATACTACAACTTACCCAGAACCAAACCCTTTATTCTACAACTTACCCAGAACCAAACCCTTTATTCTACAACTTACCCAGAACCAAACCCTTTATTCTACAACTTACCCAGAACCAAACCCTTTATTCTACAACTTACCCAGAACCAAACCCTTTATACTACAACTTACCCAGAACCAAACCCTTTATTCTACAACTTACCCAGAACCAAACCCTTTATTCTACAACTTACCCAAACCCTTTATACTACAACTTACCCAGAACCAAACCCTTTATTCTACAACTTACCCAGAACCAAACCCTTTATTCTACAACTTACCCAGAACCAAACCCTTTATTCTACAACTTACCCAAACCCTTTATACTACAACTTACCCAGAACCAAACCCTTTATTCTACAACTTACCCAGAACCAAACCCTTTATTCTACAACTTACCCAGAACCAAACCCTTTATTCTACAACTTACCCAGGATCCCCAGGTGTTGCATGTCTGCTGATCTCTCCTTCTGTTTGGTGAATTTATTGTTGGTGAACTCCCTGTACACAACCTTCTTGTATATGGAGCCGATGAACTTACCCTGTTTATCAATGAAAGCATTTCCTGGACTGGAGACAAAGAAAACATACTGATGTATTGTAGATCCGTGTCTCAAACATGGAACACAAATGTTTCTAGGGTTATGGCTgcggttagggttgagctggggttagggttgagctggggttagggttgagctggggttagggttgagctggggttagggttgtggctggggttagggttgagctggggttagggttgagctggggttagggttgagctggggttagggttgagctggggttagggttgagccggggttagggttgagccggggttagggttgagccggggttagggttgagccggggttagggttgagccagggttagggttgagccggggttagggttgagccggggGTTGAGCCGGGgtggctggggttagggttgagccggggttagggttgagccggggttagggttgagccggggttagggttgagccggggttagggttgagccggggttagggttgggccggggttagggttgagccggggTTGTGGACATGAAGTTACGGTTAGATTACCTCTGTGTGAGGCCATGGTACATCTCCTGTTCCCAGGTCCGGTTGGGGGAGTAGTCCCAGTCTATCTCCATGGCAGCAATGTAGTAGGTCTTCGAGTGGAgcatgatctctgactgcctGTTGAACATACTACACTTCTGCACAGTGTAGTTGGCCCTCATACCTCCCTGGTAATGGTCCGTCGTCTTGCACACCACCTCAAACTGacctggagggggggggggaacaaATGCATTGTCTGTCATTATAATTCGTTTTAATTGATTTGCAATTAGAACGGAAGTAAACATTTACgattctgtctttctgtctgcccCTCCTTCCACCCATCTCTCCATTAGTCCATCtgcccctccatccatccatctctccattagTCCATCtgcccctccatccatccatctctccattagTCCATCtgcccctccatccatccatctctccattagTCCATCtgcccctccatccatccatctctccattagTCCATCtgcccctccatccatccatctctccattagTCCATCtgcccctccatccatccatctctccattagTCCATCtgcccctccatccatccatctctccattagTCCATCtgcccctccatccatccatctctccattagTCCATCcgcccctccatccatccatccatctctccatccatccatccatccatccatccatccatccatccatccatccatccatccatccatccatctctccattagTCCATCtgcccctccatccatccatctctccattagTCCATCCGCCCCTccatctattcatccatccactcactcacccactcatCCATCCATCTTCCTTCCATTCATTCCTCCatgcatccatccatctctccattagtccatccaaccatccgtccatccctctattcatccatccactcacccactcatccatccatccttccttccattcatccatccactcacccactcatccatccatccttccttccattcatccatccactcatccctccatccataatGTGTCTTACCCATGCTGTCTGGCTCCATCATGACAGTGTGGGAGATGTGAGGGAACACGTTCATGAcgtctctgcgtgtctctctgtAGATGAACCTATTCCCTTCAAAGTAAAGGCCGTGGATATCAGCCTCCGAGCCCAGGCCAGACAGGTGCCAAGACACCTTGTCCCCCTTACACATGGTCAACCCTGGAAGGTTCCCATACATGTAGCCATTGATCGCTGTGGGAACAGGAAATGGAAAAGTTAGTGCCCTATAGAAGACCAGTGAGAGGTTGAAACGTGTTAGGTTGTTGGTAACTGCTCTGTGTTTTGGTGTTTACTTTTTTTAATGCATAGGGAAATCCCATTACAATATAGGCTTTTTGAAAGTAACTGAGATGGAATGAGTTTAATTACAACTTTGCCAAAGATGTATATGTTTTGTAGCTGGATTAGCATCACAGTTTAACACGTTTCCATGATAGAGCAGTGTTCTACGGCTGTGTTTACACAAGCAGACCAATTCTGATCTATTTCCACTaatttggtcttttgaccaatcagatcagctatTTAACAAATAGTTGCGTAAAAGACCAGAACCGGGCTGCGTGTGTAAACAAAGCCTAAAAGACTCACAGTGCATTTTGTTAGATTCCTGGAAGTCCTCGTCCTCCTTGTTGACAGTTTTGGGAGCCTTGGTAAACTGGTTAATGTTGTCATCCAGGAACCAGCTCAGGTTCTCATCAAACACTGTAGCCAGCATGTGGAACTCCTTGTTGACGTTTTTCTGAAATGGGAAATAAACGTGAAAATATTTGATATGAGTGCTCTGTCTCTATTTGACCTTTTTCTAATGCCAAGTCAGCTGATGAACACATTACAGATTCAATATTTCAACACACTGACAATAAAGGTATTCAAGCCAATTCCATTTCTTTACCTGTTTCCCTTTTTTGAGGGTCTTTTTTTTGCAGACCAGGAGGGGTCCAACAAGGCCGGAGCTGGTGTCTTTCACAGCGTCCACGGCTGAGTAGTAGAAGTATGTAATGCAGTCTGCATCGTCCGCCACCGGCCCGCCACCCTTAGGGACCACCCACTCATAGGTGTGGGTGGTGCCTGGTTTGACCAGCGCTGCCGGGGGAGGGGTTACAGTTCCTGGAGGGTAGGGATTAGAGGTTAATAAGATAAAGATTCCATAGCTTGGTGATTAGTTGAATAAACGGTCTGTGTTACGGCAAAAACAGAAGGACCAGGATTAGAGCTGTCCCAGAAAACATGCCCAAAACATTGGCACCACGTGTGCCCAATGTGGGCTAAAATATTGGCACCACGTGGGCCTAATGCGGGCTAAAATATTGGCACCACGTGGGCCCAATGCGGGCTAAAATATTGGCACCACGTGGGCCTAATGCGGGCTAAAATATTGGCACCACGTGGGCCTAATGCGGGCTAAAATATTGGCACCACGTGGGCCCAATGTGGGCTAAAATATTGGCACCACGTGGGCCCAATGTGGGCTAAAATATTGGCACCACGTGTGCCCAATGTGGGCTAAAATATTGGCACCACGTGGGCCTAATGCGGGCTAAAATATTGGCCCGATGCACCTTTGCTATTTTAATAGGAATTTATTTATAATATATTGATTACAATTTAACTCGATGCATAAATTTCATAATTTTACAAGCCTTCAAGGTGTTTAGGGAACGTGTTAACCAAATGTATCATGCATATACActgcatatacatatatacactgcatatacatatatacactgcatatacatatatacactgcatatacacatacattcctaatattgagttgcaccctcttttgccatcagaacagcctcaattcatcaggtcatggactctacaaggtgttgaaagcgttccacagggatgctggcccatgttggctggatgtactttgagtggcggaccattcttgatacacacgggaatcTGTTGAGCTTTTAAAACCccacagcgttgcagttcttgacagacTCAAACCgtgtgcgcctggcacctactgtactaccataccccgttcaaaggcacttcaatatttttgTCTCTCCCATTCACcctatgaatggcacacatacacaatcccatgcctcaattgtctcaaggcttaaaaatatttatttaacctgtctcctccccttcagatacactgatttgaagtggattaaacaagtgacatcaataagggatcatggctttcacctggattcacctggtcagtctgtcatggaaagagcaggtgttcctaatgttttgtacactttttTTTAACAAGATGTGACATGCACTTATTTGAAGGGGAAATCAACAGTTGAaacaatgacaaagcgaaacaATAGTAAATCCAAGGGGATGTGGCCGGAGAAATGTAAACATTCTCAAATTCatggacagagctatggatggaaggactgaccatccatgacatcaacattatagttttaaccatgttttgaggctatacagtgtttgtttgtaaacaaagtaaatataaacaatcttgtattttgggttctgatggggtacgaaagttgaactaagctcatgaggtatttataagttatgttcttgAAGAATCAATGAGAACCTACAGTAGCgttcatttataagtccaaacATTGAGGTAgtaactacagattgcccctttaggAACTTTTTAAAGACTGCATCATTGACAGTGTACAAGATCGAAAAACATTGGCCAtcacacaacagaacacagacactcaGTAAAATAAAGAGAGTGTGAGAACTGTGTGCAAACCACACCCCAAAATATTAAAATGAGCCCCCGCCTTTAGCTGGACTTGGTGTGGGCTAGCTCCtattgggctggtgtgggctagccccTATTgggttggtgtgggctagcccctATTgggttggtgtgggctagcctgtgctgggcttggtgggGCTAGCCTgggctgggcttggtgtgggctagcatgtgctgggcttggtgtgggctagcctgtgctgggcttggtgtgggctagcctgggctgggcttggtgtgggctagcatgggctgggcttggtgtgggctagcctgtgctgggcttggtgggGCTAGCCTgggctgggcttggtgtgggctagcatgtgctgggcttggtgtgggctagcctgtgctgggctggcccatgttgagGTGGTGTGGGCTAGTCTGTGTGAAAGGTTGGTGTAGGCGATCCCGTGTTGGGCTGATGTGGGATTGGTGTAAGCTAGCCTGTGTTGAGCTTTTTGTGGGCTAGCCCAatgttgggctggtgtgggctagtCCGTGCCCATCTTGCCCACCAAAAAGCCACACGGGGCCAATGGGGTCATGTTTTCTGGGTATCTTTCTCTTAGACTGCCCTTCTCTGTGTCAAGACTGCCCTTCTCTGTGTCAAGACTGCCCTTCTCTGTGTCAAGACTGCCCTTCTCTGTGTCAAGACTGCCCTTCTCTGTGTCAAGACTGCCCTTCTGTGTGTCAAGACTGCCCTAATGTGTGTCAAGACTGCCCTTCTCTGTGTCAGGGAGACtctctgccaaagctgactctctcctctgttctcatccttctAGATCTATCTGCTGCCTTCGACACCgggaaccatcagatcctcctctccaccctctcagggctggacgtctcaggctctatcagatcctcctctccaccctctcagggctggacgtctcaggctctatcagatcctcctctccaccctctcagggctggacgtctcaggctctatcagatcctcctctccaccctctcagggctggacgtctcaggctctatcagatcctcctctccaccctctcagggctgggcgtctcaggctctatcagatcctcctctccaccctctcagggctggacgtctcaggctctatcagatcctcctctccaccctctcagggctggacgtctcaggctctatcaggtcctcctctccaccctctcagggctggacgtctcaggctctatcagatcctcctctccaccctctcagggctggacgtctcaggctctatcagatcctcctctccaccctctcagggctgggtgtctcaggctctatcagatcctcctctccaccctctcagggctggacgtctcaggctctatcagatcctcctctccaccctctcagggctggacgtctcaggctctatcagatcctcctctccaccctctcagggctgggtgtctcaggctctatcagatcctcctctccaccctctcagggctggacgtctcaggctctgcacccTCCTGGATTGCATGCTACTTGGCAGACCTCTCCTAGCAGAtgacgtggagaggatctgtgtctgcaccacgtacTCTCACGTGTCCCACGGCTcgggttctaggccctctcctattgcCTCCATACACCAAGTAACTGGGCCCTATCATATCTTCACATGGTGAGGAATACCTTTCATGAACTAACGCTTTACTTTTTTAGTTTTTCGTCTTACTAGCTCTTTGCTGATATCTATTTTTTTGAGGAAAAATGtccttactatgactgtgatatgtggttgtccaaccCAGCTACAGTATCTTAACTTCAtttactgtaagtcactctggataagagtgtctgctaaatgactaacgtGTAAATGTAAAATTGGGCCTACGGTCATAATATGTTCGGTGCTTATTCTGGGCAGGTGTAAATGTGTGTACACTGCCAGCAGGGCTCAGTAACTAACCAGCCACTACTGTAGCTAATGTCCTCGGTTCCACTGTCTTAGACTTTACACTGTGGATGTCTAGCATCACTACCTAGCAAGAGCAAATGAAGTGACATTGTTTAGTTTTATTTGGACCGAGTTTGGTAAGAGAAAGATCCTGGTGACCAAACATAAAACATCCCTGGCCAGCTGGCCGGGTCCCCACCTCTTCCTCAGTGTGGCTGAACACCTGCAGGAACTGGATACCAGGGTTTGGGGTCAATTCtatttaaattccagtcaattcagaaagtaatgGCTCGATTCAATCCGTAGTGCTGAAGATCCGTGCTGTAGCATAATTTCCATTTAAAGGTCATTttcgattgagccgacatatgcagcgtttgcAATGAATGCAGTCTCTACTAAAGCAGGAACATCACCTTTAAATTTCAAACGCAGTCTCCGCGAACGATGGCACACTGCCTTTACATTTATATCACGCTGTAGCGCCGATCATTAGTGCTACGGATTGAATCGGGCCCGTTGAAAAGCATTAA
Encoded proteins:
- the LOC127908076 gene encoding uncharacterized protein LOC127908076 isoform X1, with the translated sequence MGSCFLGIFLLDCPSLCQDCPSLCQDCPSLCQDCPSLCQDCPSLCQDCPSVCQDCPNVCQDCPSLCQGDSLPKLTLSSVLILLDLSAAFDTGNHQILLSTLSGLDVSGSIRSSSPPSQGWTSQALSDPPLHPLRAGRLRLYQILLSTLSGLDVSGSIRSSSPPSQGWASQALSDPPLHPLRAGRLRLYQILLSTLSGLDVSGSIRSSSPPSQGWVSQALSDPPLHPLRAGRLRLYQILLSTLSGLDVSGSIRSSSPPSQGWVSQALSDPPLHPLRAGRLRLCTLLDCMLLGRPLLADDVERICVCTTYSHVSHGSGSRPSPIASIHQVTGPYHIFTW
- the LOC127908076 gene encoding uncharacterized protein LOC127908076 isoform X2; this translates as MGSCFLGIFLLDCPSLCQDCPSLCQDCPSLCQDCPSLCQDCPSLCQDCPSVCQDCPNVCQDCPSLCQGDSLPKLTLSSVLILLDLSAAFDTGNHQILLSTLSGLDVSGSIRSSSPPSQGWTSQALSDPPLHPLRAGRLRLYQILLSTLSGLDVSGSIRSSSPPSQGWASQALSDPPLHPLRAGRLRLYQILLSTLSGLDVSGSIRSSSPPSQGWTSQALSDPPLHPLRAGCLRLYQILLSTLSGLDVSGSIRSSSPPSQGWTSQALSDPPLHPLRAGCLRLYQILLSTLSGLDVSGSAPSWIACYLADLS
- the LOC127908076 gene encoding uncharacterized protein LOC127908076 isoform X3 translates to MGSCFLGIFLLDCPSLCQDCPSLCQDCPSLCQDCPSLCQDCPSLCQDCPSVCQDCPNVCQDCPSLCQGDSLPKLTLSSVLILLDLSAAFDTGNHQILLSTLSGLDVSGSIRSSSPPSQGWTSQALSDPPLHPLRAGRLRLYQILLSTLSGLDVSGSIRSSSPPSQGWASQALSDPPLHPLRAGRLRLYQILLSTLSGLDVSGSIRSSSPPSQGWTSQALSDPPLHPLRAGCLRLYQILLSTLSGLDVSGSAPSWIACYLADLS